A stretch of Anaeromyxobacter dehalogenans 2CP-1 DNA encodes these proteins:
- a CDS encoding MlaD family protein: MKPAVNKALAVGVLVAVGLAAFLFAFTFFKKGGYSEADSYLVYARFSDATGLTWKSKVQIAGIQVGEVAKISLDKNKALLQIRIDRSVPLHTDACLYKSFPSALLPDALLEVIAGSDAAPLLSSLPEAEREIKCVREATSVQQLLDSMAKIASDVQLVTGDLAKTVQGDQGSLREIVENLARITRQVDQVVAQNSANLSELIANTRDFTADLREISARDKDRIHSILANVDELTARLKVAAGSLQGILDGGGSGAPGGGPAGPPGVPGAPGAPGVPGTVGATPAVASQQAQAKGVQQAVARLNDSLSRLDQLLAKVQEGKSVAGRLLTDEKMGRQLGTAVEGVSDYVDRLQKMQIEVQLRSEWLLNQSVEDGRPGAKVYFGAKLLPRPDKYYLLEVVSDPRGVDTVTTDTITTRTPGSVGDSTTVTTRTRHEDKVTFSLQMAKRYGPVTFRGGVIESSGGLGADLHLMKDRLQVSTSLYQFSRPYQDVFPRAKVWANYNFLQHFYVTTGVDDFLNRWRSAASPDGRSFNIGTDVFFGAGLYFTDDDLKTLLVSGAGSAASGAGK, from the coding sequence GTGAAGCCCGCCGTCAACAAGGCCCTCGCAGTGGGCGTGCTCGTCGCCGTCGGCCTGGCGGCGTTCCTGTTCGCGTTCACCTTCTTCAAGAAGGGCGGGTACTCCGAGGCGGACAGCTACCTCGTGTACGCGCGGTTCAGCGACGCCACCGGCCTCACCTGGAAGAGCAAGGTGCAGATCGCCGGCATCCAGGTGGGCGAGGTCGCGAAGATCTCCCTCGACAAGAACAAGGCGCTGCTCCAGATCCGCATCGACCGCTCGGTGCCGCTCCACACCGACGCCTGCCTCTACAAGAGCTTCCCGTCCGCGCTGCTCCCCGACGCGCTGCTCGAGGTCATCGCCGGCTCCGACGCAGCGCCGCTCCTCTCGTCGCTGCCGGAGGCCGAGCGCGAGATCAAGTGCGTGCGCGAGGCCACCAGCGTGCAACAGCTGCTCGACTCGATGGCGAAGATCGCCAGCGACGTGCAGCTCGTCACCGGCGACCTCGCCAAGACCGTCCAGGGCGACCAGGGCAGCCTGCGCGAGATCGTGGAGAACCTGGCCCGCATCACGCGCCAGGTCGATCAGGTGGTGGCGCAGAACAGCGCCAACCTCTCCGAGCTCATCGCGAACACCCGCGACTTCACCGCCGACCTGCGCGAGATCTCGGCGCGCGACAAGGACCGCATCCACAGCATCCTCGCGAACGTGGACGAGCTCACCGCGCGCCTGAAGGTCGCGGCGGGCAGCCTGCAGGGCATCCTCGACGGCGGCGGCTCCGGCGCTCCGGGCGGCGGCCCGGCCGGCCCGCCCGGCGTCCCGGGAGCTCCGGGTGCACCTGGCGTCCCCGGCACGGTGGGCGCGACGCCGGCGGTCGCCAGCCAGCAGGCGCAGGCGAAGGGCGTGCAGCAGGCGGTGGCGCGCCTCAACGACAGCCTCTCCCGGCTCGACCAGCTCCTCGCCAAGGTCCAGGAGGGCAAGAGCGTCGCCGGCCGGCTCCTCACCGACGAGAAGATGGGCCGCCAGCTCGGGACCGCGGTGGAGGGCGTCTCCGACTACGTGGACCGGCTGCAGAAGATGCAGATCGAGGTCCAGCTCCGCTCCGAGTGGCTGCTCAACCAGAGCGTGGAGGACGGCCGCCCCGGCGCGAAGGTCTACTTCGGCGCGAAGCTGCTGCCGCGCCCCGACAAGTACTACCTGCTCGAGGTGGTGAGCGATCCGCGCGGCGTCGACACGGTCACGACCGACACCATCACCACCCGCACGCCGGGCTCGGTCGGCGACTCGACCACGGTCACCACCCGGACCCGGCACGAGGACAAGGTCACGTTCTCGCTGCAGATGGCGAAGCGCTACGGCCCGGTCACGTTCCGCGGCGGCGTCATCGAGAGCTCCGGCGGCCTCGGCGCCGACCTGCACCTCATGAAGGACCGGCTCCAGGTCTCCACGTCGCTCTACCAGTTCTCGCGGCCGTACCAGGACGTGTTCCCGCGCGCCAAGGTCTGGGCGAACTACAACTTCCTGCAGCACTTCTACGTCACCACCGGCGTCGACGACTTCCTGAACCGGTGGCGCAGCGCCGCCTCGCCCGACGGCCGCAGCTTCAACATCGGCACCGACGTGTTCTTCGGGGCGGGCCTCTACTTCACCGACGACGACCTGAAGACGCTGCTCGTCTCGGGCGCCGGCAGCGCCGCGAGCGGCGCCGGGAAGTAG
- a CDS encoding TlpA family protein disulfide reductase produces MNGRLKLVLVALLAVVAFQVFFRGRGAPRSQGGGHPAPPLALPDLAGRTVDLEALRGKVVAVNFWASWCGPCRAEIPDLAEVWRAHQGKCFELLGVAEESGREDVLAMARGIPYPILIDARATALEPWGVPAYPRTYLVDAQGTVQHVFAGTLDRETLTAALQPLLPASCPKG; encoded by the coding sequence ATGAACGGTCGCCTCAAGCTCGTCCTCGTCGCGCTCCTCGCCGTGGTGGCGTTCCAGGTGTTCTTCCGCGGTCGCGGCGCGCCCCGCTCGCAGGGCGGTGGCCACCCCGCGCCCCCGCTCGCGCTGCCCGATCTGGCCGGGCGCACCGTGGACCTGGAGGCGCTCCGCGGCAAGGTGGTGGCGGTGAACTTCTGGGCGAGCTGGTGCGGCCCGTGCCGCGCCGAGATCCCGGACCTCGCCGAGGTGTGGAGGGCGCACCAGGGCAAGTGCTTCGAGCTGCTCGGGGTGGCGGAGGAGTCCGGGCGCGAGGACGTGCTCGCGATGGCCCGTGGCATCCCGTACCCGATCCTCATCGACGCCCGGGCCACCGCGCTCGAGCCGTGGGGCGTGCCCGCCTACCCGCGCACCTACCTGGTGGACGCGCAGGGCACCGTCCAGCACGTGTTCGCCGGGACGCTGGACCGGGAGACGCTCACCGCTGCGCTGCAGCCGCTGCTCCCGGCGTCCTGCCCGAAGGGCTGA
- a CDS encoding DNA gyrase inhibitor YacG, with protein sequence MSTPKCPICGRPAAPRPGNRAFPFCSDRCKLIDLGKWLGEEYRIPGPRAGDGADAPARPEEREDDEP encoded by the coding sequence GTGTCCACCCCGAAGTGCCCCATCTGCGGCCGTCCCGCCGCGCCGCGCCCCGGCAACCGCGCGTTCCCGTTCTGCTCGGATCGCTGCAAGCTCATCGACCTCGGCAAGTGGCTGGGCGAGGAGTACCGGATCCCCGGCCCGCGCGCCGGTGACGGCGCCGACGCGCCGGCGCGGCCCGAGGAGCGCGAGGACGACGAGCCGTGA
- a CDS encoding 2-hydroxyacid dehydrogenase has product MRPALVLARPLPLADLGALAGRFELRGGEVALSRAELGVAVREAEVLVVTYLDRVDAALLEGAPRLRHVASYGIGVNHLDLGACRARGLCVTNTPDVVTAATADHAWALLLAAARRVAEGDRVIRAGGWTGVDPAWMLGTEVSGKTLGLVGFGRIGRAVAQRAAGFGMRVLYAAPRDAAVPGARRVDLDALLTASDLVSLHVPLTPATDGLMDRARLARMKPGAILVNTARGQVVDDAALAEALASGRLAAAGLDVFRDEPRIPEAFLRLPNVVLTPHLGSGTRETRAAMTRMVIDEVLRVAAGDAPRHPVP; this is encoded by the coding sequence GTGAGGCCCGCGCTCGTCCTGGCCCGGCCGCTGCCGCTCGCCGACCTCGGCGCGCTCGCCGGCCGGTTCGAGCTCCGCGGCGGCGAGGTCGCGCTGTCCCGGGCCGAGCTCGGCGTGGCGGTGCGCGAGGCCGAGGTGCTGGTGGTCACCTACCTCGACCGCGTGGACGCCGCGCTCCTCGAGGGCGCACCGCGGCTCCGCCACGTCGCGTCGTACGGCATCGGCGTGAACCACCTCGACCTCGGCGCCTGCCGCGCCCGCGGGCTGTGCGTCACCAACACGCCGGACGTGGTGACCGCCGCCACCGCCGATCACGCCTGGGCGCTCCTGCTCGCGGCCGCGCGCCGCGTCGCCGAGGGCGATCGGGTGATCCGCGCCGGCGGGTGGACCGGCGTCGATCCCGCCTGGATGCTCGGCACCGAGGTCAGCGGCAAGACGCTCGGCCTGGTGGGGTTCGGGCGCATCGGACGGGCGGTGGCGCAGCGGGCCGCCGGCTTCGGCATGCGCGTCCTCTACGCCGCGCCGCGCGACGCCGCGGTCCCGGGCGCGCGACGGGTGGACCTCGACGCGCTGCTCACCGCGTCCGACCTCGTCAGCCTGCACGTGCCGCTCACGCCCGCCACCGACGGCCTGATGGACCGGGCGCGCCTGGCGCGCATGAAGCCCGGCGCCATCCTGGTGAACACCGCGCGCGGGCAGGTGGTGGACGACGCGGCGCTGGCCGAGGCGCTGGCCTCGGGCCGGCTCGCCGCCGCCGGCCTCGACGTCTTCCGCGACGAGCCGAGGATCCCCGAGGCGTTCCTGCGCCTCCCGAACGTCGTGCTGACGCCGCACCTCGGCTCGGGCACGCGCGAAACGCGCGCCGCGATGACGCGGATGGTGATCGACGAGGTCCTGCGGGTGGCCGCGGGCGACGCGCCCCGTCACCCGGTGCCGTAG
- a CDS encoding lysylphosphatidylglycerol synthase transmembrane domain-containing protein → MPDAAASPPRARSHRAAQVVAGLAISAVALWLTLRGKDLGGIGQALRDADYRYLWLYLPFLAAIHLLRTVRWGLLLEPVAKVPFGRLNAVSAVGIMALSLLPFRLGEFARPYLVADRPRLRVSSALSSVVVERVADGIFTGLLLMVSLLSVPEGTPGLRVIRTAGVMVSLAFVALLAFLVGAYRNRALAVSLATRIATPISPRLAARGAGMLDAFIHGLRLVPSGRKVALFFALTAIYWFVNVWGMQVLARGFGFDLGPAAACTVLGVLVVGVMIPAGPGMVGTFQGAVVLGLGLVAPGPGVATHGVAYANVLWAAQIGAQVAVGLPFLFSRHIELGRLFSAPREVEAGLEDEETEYRAGQGR, encoded by the coding sequence ATGCCGGACGCCGCAGCCAGCCCACCGCGCGCCAGGAGCCACCGCGCGGCGCAGGTCGTCGCCGGGCTGGCGATCTCGGCGGTCGCGCTCTGGCTCACGCTGCGCGGCAAGGACCTCGGCGGCATCGGCCAGGCGCTGCGCGACGCCGACTACCGCTACCTCTGGCTGTACCTGCCGTTCCTGGCAGCCATCCACCTGCTGCGCACCGTGCGCTGGGGCCTGCTGCTCGAGCCGGTCGCGAAGGTGCCGTTCGGGCGCCTCAACGCCGTCTCCGCCGTCGGCATCATGGCGCTCTCGCTGCTGCCGTTCCGCCTGGGCGAGTTCGCGCGGCCGTACCTGGTCGCCGATCGGCCGAGGCTGCGCGTCTCGAGCGCGCTGTCGTCGGTGGTGGTGGAGCGCGTGGCCGACGGGATCTTCACCGGGCTGCTGCTCATGGTGTCGCTGCTGTCCGTGCCGGAGGGCACGCCCGGGCTGCGCGTCATCCGCACCGCCGGCGTGATGGTGTCGCTCGCGTTCGTGGCGCTGCTCGCGTTCCTGGTGGGCGCGTACCGCAACCGGGCGCTGGCGGTGTCGCTCGCCACGCGGATCGCCACCCCCATCTCGCCGCGGCTGGCCGCGCGCGGGGCGGGGATGCTGGACGCGTTCATCCACGGCCTGCGGCTGGTGCCCTCGGGGCGCAAGGTGGCGCTCTTCTTCGCGCTCACCGCGATCTACTGGTTCGTGAACGTCTGGGGCATGCAGGTGCTGGCGCGCGGCTTCGGCTTCGACCTGGGCCCCGCGGCCGCATGCACCGTGCTCGGCGTCCTGGTGGTCGGGGTGATGATCCCCGCCGGCCCGGGCATGGTGGGCACGTTCCAGGGCGCGGTGGTGCTCGGCCTGGGCCTGGTCGCGCCGGGCCCGGGGGTCGCCACCCACGGCGTCGCCTACGCGAACGTGCTGTGGGCGGCGCAGATCGGCGCGCAGGTCGCGGTCGGCCTGCCGTTCCTGTTCTCCCGGCACATCGAGCTCGGGCGGCTGTTCTCGGCGCCGCGCGAGGTGGAGGCGGGCCTCGAGGACGAGGAGACGGAGTACCGCGCCGGCCAGGGTCGCTGA
- a CDS encoding beta-propeller domain-containing protein, producing MSVPRPLAVALAAALAATAACRGGDAGSRRAPALPPPAAVDRSPSLAAAPSCEALEAAIEDALVLQMRSELEQLRLTWAGWGGLPVGGAPGGDAGSPAPSGYTTTNAQVAGVDEADFVQNDGTRIAALADGRLHLLSSWPADALAERSSVEIEGWPRELFLAGDRAVVFSTLYVPRALEGDAPVCAGPAVGAPAPGAAPDAIWCGYHASNVTKVTTLDVADLAAPRVTAEIYLPGSYLAARRIGARVRLVTTDDLPYPEGVAYWPPLPPGAGQAERDRAFAELEAANEALIRARPLEDWLRRGAVERADGSSAPVAYACTDFALSAAPVRPGILTLATLDLDRQALASSTSVLAQASVVYASRDTLYAAASHWWWWPMPGQADATYLHAFDLRDPDRATWLGSGVVDGTIDDPYQLDDHEGALRVASTLSTRVEGSDPWGSVERASQVTVLGLSDGALRTLGKTAPFGRDETLFATRFLGPRGFAVTARQIDPFFTFDLSDPAAPRLVGELELPGFIGYLHPLDATHLLGVGREPGASGMMQVKVQLLDVTDPAAPTAVATALVGEGGSWSDALWDPHAFTWFPGAAGGGLLAIPFVDYGTGGLVSDLRLFRVDPASGIAPAGTLSMGDVYAGVSGPDWSFAWSPYVRRSVLADDAAAGAFVYAVSDAGVRSARVADLPAWLRTVEFAPLAVR from the coding sequence ATGTCCGTTCCACGCCCCCTCGCCGTCGCGCTCGCCGCCGCCCTCGCCGCGACCGCCGCCTGCCGCGGCGGCGATGCCGGCAGCCGCCGCGCGCCAGCGCTGCCGCCGCCCGCCGCGGTGGACCGCTCGCCCAGCCTCGCCGCCGCCCCGAGCTGCGAGGCGCTGGAGGCGGCCATCGAGGACGCCCTGGTGCTGCAGATGCGCAGCGAGCTCGAGCAGCTCCGCCTGACCTGGGCTGGCTGGGGCGGTCTACCGGTCGGCGGGGCCCCGGGCGGTGACGCCGGCTCGCCCGCGCCGTCCGGCTACACCACCACCAACGCCCAGGTGGCCGGCGTGGACGAGGCCGACTTCGTCCAGAACGACGGCACGCGCATCGCGGCGCTCGCCGACGGCCGCCTGCACCTGCTCTCGAGCTGGCCGGCGGACGCGCTGGCGGAGCGGTCGTCGGTCGAGATCGAGGGCTGGCCGCGCGAGCTGTTCCTGGCCGGCGACCGGGCGGTGGTGTTCAGCACGCTGTACGTGCCGCGCGCGCTGGAGGGCGACGCGCCGGTCTGCGCCGGTCCGGCGGTGGGCGCGCCCGCGCCGGGCGCGGCGCCGGACGCGATCTGGTGCGGCTACCACGCGAGCAACGTGACCAAGGTGACGACGCTCGACGTCGCCGACCTCGCCGCGCCGCGCGTGACCGCGGAGATCTACCTGCCGGGCAGCTACCTCGCCGCCCGGCGCATCGGCGCGCGCGTGCGGCTCGTGACGACCGACGACCTCCCGTACCCGGAGGGCGTCGCCTACTGGCCGCCGCTCCCGCCGGGCGCGGGGCAGGCCGAGCGCGACCGGGCCTTCGCCGAGCTGGAGGCCGCGAACGAGGCGCTCATCCGCGCCCGGCCGCTGGAGGACTGGCTGCGGCGCGGCGCGGTGGAGCGGGCCGACGGCTCGAGCGCGCCGGTCGCCTACGCGTGCACCGACTTCGCGCTGAGCGCGGCGCCGGTCCGGCCCGGCATCCTGACCCTCGCCACGCTCGATCTCGACCGGCAGGCGCTCGCCTCCAGCACCTCGGTCCTGGCGCAGGCGAGCGTGGTGTACGCCTCGCGCGACACGCTCTACGCCGCCGCGAGCCACTGGTGGTGGTGGCCGATGCCCGGCCAGGCGGACGCGACCTACCTGCACGCGTTCGATCTCCGCGACCCCGACCGCGCGACCTGGCTCGGCTCCGGCGTGGTGGACGGGACGATCGACGACCCATACCAGCTCGACGATCACGAGGGCGCGCTGCGCGTGGCGAGCACGCTCTCGACGCGGGTGGAGGGGAGCGATCCCTGGGGCAGCGTCGAGCGCGCCAGCCAGGTGACGGTGCTCGGGCTCTCCGACGGCGCGCTGCGCACGCTCGGGAAGACCGCGCCGTTCGGGCGTGACGAGACGCTCTTCGCGACCCGCTTCCTCGGCCCGCGCGGCTTCGCGGTGACGGCCCGGCAGATCGACCCGTTCTTCACGTTCGATCTCTCGGATCCCGCCGCGCCGCGGCTCGTGGGCGAGCTCGAGCTCCCGGGCTTCATCGGCTACCTGCACCCGCTCGACGCGACGCACCTGCTCGGCGTCGGCCGCGAGCCGGGGGCGAGCGGGATGATGCAGGTGAAGGTGCAGCTCCTCGACGTCACCGACCCCGCCGCCCCGACCGCCGTCGCGACCGCGCTGGTGGGGGAGGGCGGGAGCTGGTCGGACGCGCTCTGGGATCCGCACGCGTTCACCTGGTTCCCGGGCGCCGCGGGCGGCGGCCTGCTCGCGATCCCGTTCGTGGACTACGGCACGGGCGGGCTCGTCTCCGACCTGCGGCTGTTCCGCGTGGACCCCGCGTCCGGCATCGCGCCGGCCGGCACGCTCTCCATGGGCGACGTCTACGCCGGCGTCTCGGGCCCGGACTGGAGCTTCGCCTGGTCGCCCTACGTGCGGCGCAGCGTTCTCGCCGACGACGCGGCGGCCGGCGCGTTCGTCTACGCGGTGAGCGACGCCGGCGTCCGGTCTGCGCGGGTGGCCGACCTGCCGGCGTGGCTGCGGACGGTGGAGTTCGCGCCCCTCGCCGTCCGGTGA
- a CDS encoding SGNH/GDSL hydrolase family protein, giving the protein MRARGRRLPRTAAPLVLLLAVLAPSVARAQQKLSGIGDSMMQGANARLSWWPPPGDQIQYSFGQGWDSTVNPVYRRYRLLGKLPAGEQFVSVDGAEMVGGRNNAPAQAQRVCAQLAKPDRIVLLLGANDVCNRSSVSTLYGADTFRAALDQALAILGSPTCGLPAGTWVHVMTVPPVNYLYSAGLEKQWSTGTPCQAIWYTASICPTVTRGSSTDRWIVAQRIAQYNAAIAAAVADAQGRFAPAVRFTTDWNPAPEACVGTHRFRGRDLSDIDCFHPKWNTGQRTLACATWASWESVALGGSGDEAGCFLQ; this is encoded by the coding sequence ATGCGCGCCCGAGGCCGCCGTCTCCCCCGAACCGCCGCCCCGCTGGTCCTGCTGCTCGCCGTGCTCGCGCCGTCGGTGGCCCGGGCGCAGCAGAAGCTCTCCGGCATCGGCGACAGCATGATGCAGGGGGCGAACGCGCGGCTGTCGTGGTGGCCGCCGCCCGGCGACCAGATCCAGTACAGCTTCGGGCAGGGCTGGGACTCGACCGTGAACCCGGTCTACCGGCGCTACCGGCTGCTGGGCAAGCTGCCCGCCGGCGAGCAGTTCGTGTCGGTGGACGGCGCGGAGATGGTCGGGGGCCGCAACAACGCGCCCGCGCAGGCGCAGCGGGTCTGCGCGCAGCTCGCGAAGCCGGACCGGATCGTGCTTCTGCTCGGCGCGAACGACGTCTGCAACCGCTCGTCGGTCTCGACGCTGTACGGCGCCGACACGTTCCGCGCGGCGCTGGATCAGGCGCTCGCCATCCTCGGCAGCCCCACCTGCGGGCTGCCCGCCGGCACCTGGGTCCACGTGATGACGGTACCGCCGGTGAACTACCTCTACTCGGCGGGCCTGGAGAAGCAGTGGTCCACCGGCACGCCCTGCCAGGCGATCTGGTACACGGCCAGCATCTGCCCCACGGTGACGCGCGGCTCGAGCACGGATCGCTGGATCGTCGCGCAGCGCATCGCGCAGTACAACGCCGCCATCGCGGCCGCGGTCGCGGACGCGCAGGGGCGCTTCGCGCCGGCGGTCCGGTTCACGACCGACTGGAACCCGGCGCCCGAGGCCTGCGTCGGCACGCACCGGTTCCGCGGCCGCGACCTGTCCGACATCGATTGCTTCCACCCAAAGTGGAACACCGGCCAGCGCACGCTCGCCTGCGCCACCTGGGCGTCGTGGGAGTCGGTCGCTCTCGGCGGCTCGGGCGACGAGGCAGGCTGCTTCCTGCAGTGA